The nucleotide window GATGGCCAGCACCAGGAAGAAGACGTAGTTGAGCGCGCTGAGCACGCACATGAGCCAGTAGAAGCGCTCGAGGTGGTAGTGGTTGAGGCTCGCCCCCTCCAGCCACGCCCGGTGCCCCGCGCGCCCCGTCGCGCCGTTCACCACCGTCACCAGCACGGAGCTCAGGTAGTACCCCAGCGCCAGCGACGCCCACGACAGCGACGTCGCCAGCGACCGCATCCGCGGCGGCGCCTCGCTGAAGAAGAACTCCAGCAGGCCCGCCAGCGTGAACAGGTCCGCGGACCCCAGGAACAGGTACTGGAACGCGATCCAGAAGAAGGTGATGGGCAGCGGCGCCGCTGAGTCCGTCATGCCGGCGCCGGCGGCCGCGTTCTTGCGCTTCACCTCCACGACGGCGGCCACCGCCATGGCCACGATGGAGAGCACCAGCCCGGTGCCGATGCGCTGGAGGTGGGTGATGCCCATCTCCGTGCCGGTCACCCGCCGCGCGAACGGGACGATGATGTGGTCGTAGATGGGCGCCAGGAGTATGATGAACGTGACCGGGAACACCGGCAGGGACGCCGGCGGCACCTTGAGGCCCCCGACGTGGGTGTTCATCGTCGCCGCCTGCTCCACGGAGAAGGTCGAGAGCTGGGCCAGGCAGCAGTTGAGCATGATGGTGGAGAGGAAGATGGGGAGCACCATGAGCACGATCTTGACGTCCTCCACCTCCTGCACCGTGCACGCCAGGGCCCTGTGCCGCGGCTGGCACTGCACCGCCCGGTTCAGGCCGCTCAGCTCCTGGGACGGCTCCGTcacctcgtcggcggcggcgccCGCGCCCCCGGGCTTGCAGTACTCCTTCATGTCGGTGCTCCCCGTGGGGCTGGGCGCGCGGTCGATGACGGCGCCGTGGCTGGCGCTCTGCGTGCCCCCGCGGCGCGCGGAGGCGGCCGCGAGCAGGACCTTGGCGATGGTGACGAGCGGGCTGCCCGTGGGCACCTTGCTGCGGTAGAACCTGGAGCCGGCGGCGAAGACCGGGATGGAGAGCAGGATGGCGATGGTGGAGATGCCGAACCCCCACTGCCACCCCTTGTTGTCCTCCACCCACACGGCGAAGGTGACGGCGATGAGCGCGCCGCAGGAGAGGCAGAAGACGTAGTAGTTGAAGAAGGTGGAGCGGCCCTTGCGGCCGCGCGGCGTGTGCTCGTCGAACTGCTCCGCGCCGTGCGGCGGCAGGGAGCCCTTGATGCCGCCGATGCCCAGCGCCGTCAGGTACAGCCCCACGAACAGCATCGCCTTCTTGCTCCCGGCCACCGGCTCGCACGCCGCCGCGCCGGCACCCTTGGCGCACTCCGGCGGCATCAGCGACGGCGACCGCGCCTGGATCGTCAGGACCACCAAACCCTGCGCGCCATCCCAAACATTCAAACATC belongs to Triticum urartu cultivar G1812 chromosome 7, Tu2.1, whole genome shotgun sequence and includes:
- the LOC125519755 gene encoding protein NRT1/ PTR FAMILY 4.6-like isoform X1 → MEDGAREVERWEGYVDWRSRPAVKGRHGGMVAASFVLVAEVLENLAFLANASNLVTYLMKSMHYSPAQSATTVTNFMGTAFLLGLFGGFLSDAVCTTYAVYLISAFAEFMGLVVLTIQARSPSLMPPECAKGAGAAACEPVAGSKKAMLFVGLYLTALGIGGIKGSLPPHGAEQFDEHTPRGRKGRSTFFNYYVFCLSCGALIAVTFAVWVEDNKGWQWGFGISTIAILLSIPVFAAGSRFYRSKVPTGSPLVTIAKVLLAAASARRGGTQSASHGAVIDRAPSPTGSTDMKEYCKPGGAGAAADEVTEPSQELSGLNRAVQCQPRHRALACTVQEVEDVKIVLMVLPIFLSTIMLNCCLAQLSTFSVEQAATMNTHVGGLKVPPASLPVFPVTFIILLAPIYDHIIVPFARRVTGTEMGITHLQRIGTGLVLSIVAMAVAAVVEVKRKNAAAGAGMTDSAAPLPITFFWIAFQYLFLGSADLFTLAGLLEFFFSEAPPRMRSLATSLSWASLALGYYLSSVLVTVVNGATGRAGHRAWLEGASLNHYHLERFYWLMCVLSALNYVFFLVLAIRYKYRNAGVIKGRE
- the LOC125519755 gene encoding protein NRT1/ PTR FAMILY 4.6-like isoform X2, translated to MKSMHYSPAQSATTVTNFMGTAFLLGLFGGFLSDAVCTTYAVYLISAFAEFMGLVVLTIQARSPSLMPPECAKGAGAAACEPVAGSKKAMLFVGLYLTALGIGGIKGSLPPHGAEQFDEHTPRGRKGRSTFFNYYVFCLSCGALIAVTFAVWVEDNKGWQWGFGISTIAILLSIPVFAAGSRFYRSKVPTGSPLVTIAKVLLAAASARRGGTQSASHGAVIDRAPSPTGSTDMKEYCKPGGAGAAADEVTEPSQELSGLNRAVQCQPRHRALACTVQEVEDVKIVLMVLPIFLSTIMLNCCLAQLSTFSVEQAATMNTHVGGLKVPPASLPVFPVTFIILLAPIYDHIIVPFARRVTGTEMGITHLQRIGTGLVLSIVAMAVAAVVEVKRKNAAAGAGMTDSAAPLPITFFWIAFQYLFLGSADLFTLAGLLEFFFSEAPPRMRSLATSLSWASLALGYYLSSVLVTVVNGATGRAGHRAWLEGASLNHYHLERFYWLMCVLSALNYVFFLVLAIRYKYRNAGVIKGRE